Within Nycticebus coucang isolate mNycCou1 chromosome 16, mNycCou1.pri, whole genome shotgun sequence, the genomic segment GCGGAGCTTGGTGGTGGAGCGTGTGGGTTGGTGAGTTGCCAGGCTCCTGTGCACACTGATGGTGTTTGCAGGGGAAGAGTTGTAGTGGTGGGCTGTGGCCCTGTTCACTCTTTAGGATATTTTGCAGCTCTTTCCGCATTTTAGGTATTTGATATGGACGCGAATGCTGTGCTGTGTAGTGTTGCTTTAATTGGCTTCTTCCCCTCACCCCTGTGGACACACAGGTTTTGTTTACATATGCAATCCAgctcaacatttctttttttcccatataAATCTGTGCCCTTTTAGCTTTTCCTTAGCATCAGTTTCCTTCGCAACATCTACCTGGTTCCCTCATATCATAtgaatgaaatacattttttttttttttttttttgataagaggaagggctttattcaccagctgggagcttacagcatggaagaattccaaatggctgcgctccccgactgccttggtctttccctgtttattgacagtcaaaaagttccaccccactcattggccagtttgaatcaagagggagatgctattcctgcccccacagaactacgggacttcacagaacttggaaatttccaagttttaggAAGTTGAGTTTACAAATTCCAAAGAGCTGAGTccccgtggagaggaccctgcaggtgtatccttgtggtctccttgagaagacctgttcttctaaacctcacccttctcggctatcctctctcattccccccttttgagactccaatatattttaatttggggtctcaatatcagcttgtttctgcaggtgccaatattaagTACTTTTCAGCACCGAGGTTTTAGGgagtgactcttcttgggttctctactcaggccttaatagtaccatggtggtgggctaatatacatacgagtttttacttttccctataacatttccccccttttcccaaagttcaaactccaattaagacaagtccctcgaggagtttcctcaggcttcagccatgcgttgaccagccagctcccaatatgtggctggagcagggcatgttgattatcttaaaagttacctttactttccaaggggcagtgaagccctattcagccagctcTGATGgctccaggtgaggattctttccaccttcactgctgtgcatgtggtcaggatgatggtgtaaagtcctttctaccttggtttcagggggaccaggttctgaatCCAGACGTAGACTCTggtccccttgatcttccagagagaaaggatgtacagacacaaaagactaaacagagcACGGTTCATTACCCCAGTGGAGatattccttgttttttttttagggtttttgactattcagttcagtctttcccagttcttttaggagttcctgctaaattgcagagaattgacagaggcctctttgaacaacaccagtggcaaggcctgcatccagttaagctttgcttcctggcagagtttaccaatttctgcttatggtcctgtttatgcactttaccctgtctaagctttgaggcctataaattattcaaagctttagcttattatttgcactagttttgctatgaaggctatgaatgaaatacattttaagacaagattatttttgtatctgacagccattttttttgcctttttctgaacatttcattTTAGCACCAGGTTCTCCTCCTCCAGCATGAGTTAGGGTTAGCAATACAGCAGGAGCCCCTGTGTGCCCTTCCCCCTGCAGAGGGAACCAGGTTCTGGAATTTAGAATCCTGCTTTCTATTAATCTCCTAAAgctacatattatttttaaggtactaaatgaaaaatgtctttgaaattcAAGTATACATTTCCAAACTAGCACTTAGATGGCACTGTCTTGACCTGGACATTGATATTCTTCTGGTGTCTGTTTACAAAAACACAATACTGAGGAGAAGCAAACAGTTGTATTTAAGAGCTGAACCTATAAAGAAACCTCACTTTAAAGTAAGGCCACCTTCCTTGTATTAAGGGCAGatcaattttcatttctctaagcaCGAAAAACACTGGAGAATTGTGAGAAATCACggcagggggtggggagctcGGTGGAGCACCTGGTGCATGTGGGCAGAGAGAATGTCCTGGGCACTTCCTGGTGCCCACGGCTCTGGCTGGGTGTGGGGGAGGGAACACGTGCTCCTCATCACCACCTGGGAGGGGACGGGCTCAGGCCCAGGTCTGGGAACTCATGATAGCAGGTGCTGTTTCAACACTTCATCTCAATACACACCGTCCTGTCATGccctttacaggtgaggaaacagagcAAGATGGGTAATGTTGCCTGAGAGCATGAGCTAAGGGGGCAGAGCCCCGAGTTACTCCCTCAGGTTTTGAAAGCTTTCAACAAGGGGGAAAGTTGAAAGAACAGTAAACACCCGTACTTCCACAAGGTCTCAACACTTGTGAACACTGTCTCACCTGACCTACCTGCTCCTCTCTCTGTGTTTATGTTACAGGAAGATGTGAATGCTGTGGGGCTCATGACACTTTGTCCTTCCATAAATGTGTCCACCCAGGAGACTGAGCAATTCTCCCGCCTTGGTCTTTGATACCTCAGTGTTTCAGGCAGTTGCCCACTCGTGGTTCACACATTACAAGTGGTTGTTTCCCTTGATGACCTTGGCTGCCCTTCCCTTGGTTGTGCTGTCCACCTCTCCTGACAGCCCCAGGGCCACATCCTGCTATTCACGTGGCTTATATGTTGTCTGCTTTCTTATTACCACTGGCAGATCTGAGTAGTGGAAATACTGTGTGGCTCACAAAACTCTTTCTGGCCTTTCACTTTCTGGGTTTGCTGACCCCTTATGGAAACTGTTTGTTATCTTGACCTAACGTTTAGGTTGACTAAGCACATCTGACAAGTTGCTGGATCAGCATGTAAATAATCTGTACCAATGGACATATATAAAGAACCCTTTATTCACCTATTAACATTCAGTCATAATTTTCAGTAATTGCATGTTTTCTTCCCCCTACAGCaaaaaaaacaatcacaaaaaaCTTCACAGAATTAGTAGTCAACTGGGTGAGTGACATCAATTAGTAGAATATTAGTGAGCAACTGTTTGGGATATTTtgatctattttctatttctattttaggTATAATTTTCACATTGTAAATGATCTTTGGGTTAAATCGAGACAGGGTACTAAATGGGGCCCATGGATGGAATTCACCACTGCTGAACTTTCTTCTCTGAAACGAACTGTCCATGAGGCCCCTCAGCATCTGGGGGCAAAAGGGCCAAGTACACGGGGGTCTCTGCCCCTTCTTCTGGACTTTTGGTGGCGTTGGGTCCTGCCATGtcggttctaacccagcctgggcagcaggcgTTCAGGAGGATTCGGTCTCCTTTCCTCTGCTCACTCAGCTTCCTGGCTTGGATCCTGGAAAGGACCGTCACGCCAATCTTTGTCACTCCATATGCAGAGTTGGGCCAGCCCTCTTTCTCGTGCACACCCTTCTTGGTATCTTCCACAAACTTGTTCATGAGCCCCACCAGCTCCTCCTCCGTGATGGTCTCGCTGCGGAACTTCTTCTGGAGCTCTGGGCTACAGCTTTTAAGGGCTCTGAGACTCACCATGCTAGACACATTCACCACTCTGCCTGAAATACACCGCAAATCATTAGGTAGAACAGTACGCACAAGAATGATGATTGCCACATTTGCTGGGTTTCTGAACCAGAAGGTTTGCATATGAGAGACGATTACCAGGATGAATTCTAAGAGGCCTACATATAGAAGGTGTGCTAACTGCATGATAAACTCCATTCCTGCATTTAAATTTTGGCTGAGCAGTAAGGTGACATTCGAAAAATCTGGCCTTTGACCTTCCAGTGAATCAGAGTCTTAGATGTAGGACAACATTACAGGAAGACAGGATGAGGGAACAAGATAGGGGTGGAGAGTCTATGGAAGTTCTCAACTCTAGGCCACATAACTTAATCTTCCTAAACGTGGCTGCTTTAATTCCCCactgcaaagatatggaaccaacctCAGTGCCCACCAAGTGATGATGAGATAAAAGAATATATGGTAGAGACATACAACATGAAATACTACTCCTCCATCAAAAGGAATCAAATGTCTTCTGCAGCCACTTGGATGTAACCGGaggccattattctaagtgaagtagcCCAGGAAGAAAGAACCACCTGCTGCATGTGTTCTCTAAGAGGGTGAGTGAGCAATGGGTATGTGTGCATACAGAGTGACTTAATGGACACTGGAGAGTCAGAAGGACAAGACCAGGCAGTGCTGACAAAAAATAACTTATTGGGTCCAATGGGTACTATTCAAGTAGTAGTTAGTACATTAAAAGCCTACATTTCTCCACTATGCAATTCAGCTATGTACCAAAAACCTCTTGCATACCGTGAATctatttaaatgaagaaaagtagCTTCTAGTATTAATaactgtgcatttttttttttttttgagacagaatctcactggtacagtgctgtggagtcacagcttacagcaacctcaaactcttgcacttaagcgattctcttgactgagcctcccgaatagctgggactacaggtgcctaccacaatgcccggctatttttttgttgtagttgtcactgttgtttggcaggcccgggctaggttcgaacttgccagccacagtgtatgtggctggcaccctagccgttgagctataGGCA encodes:
- the CBR1 gene encoding carbonyl reductase [NADPH] 1 — translated: MSSGSRVALVTGANKGIGLAIARDLCRQFSGDVVLTARDAARGQAAVQQLQAEGLSPRFHQLDIDDLQSIRALRDFLRTEYGGLDVLVNNAGIAFKVADPTPFHVQAEVTMKTNFFGTRDICTELLPLIKPQGRVVNVSSMVSLRALKSCSPELQKKFRSETITEEELVGLMNKFVEDTKKGVHEKEGWPNSAYGVTKIGVTVLSRIQARKLSEQRKGDRILLNACCPGWVRTDMAGPNATKSPEEGAETPVYLALLPPDAEGPHGQFVSEKKVQQW